One Oceanicoccus sagamiensis genomic region harbors:
- a CDS encoding prenyltransferase/squalene oxidase repeat-containing protein, with product MSGVFLSKGLFPSDFFQPTVDFILNCQQDDGSIPWFEGSYADPWDHTEAAMALSIGGEWDAAAKAYQWLADNQLDDGSWWAAYKAGEIDNGERRESNFVAYIATGVWHHYLISHNKNFLKRMWPTVERAIEFVLSLQSEHGDIQWAVKPNGSPKMDALITGCSSIYKSLECAINIAVTMGEDSAEWVAARESLGDALRNKPERFDRTWESKARYSMDWFYPVLTGVLSKTQSQARLKERWDEFVEPELGCRCVSDEPWVTIAESCELTMALLAAGDHARAVNVYSWLHQWRLEDGSYWTGYQFVQDVLWPDEKPTWTAGAILLAADALTEYTPAAKLFTEVNLLSEGKSVPTSSTLIK from the coding sequence ATGAGTGGTGTTTTTTTATCAAAGGGTTTATTCCCCTCGGATTTTTTCCAGCCCACCGTCGATTTTATTTTAAATTGCCAGCAAGACGATGGCTCTATCCCCTGGTTTGAGGGTAGCTATGCTGACCCCTGGGACCATACCGAGGCGGCCATGGCCTTATCGATTGGGGGTGAATGGGATGCGGCTGCCAAAGCCTACCAATGGTTGGCAGATAACCAGCTGGATGATGGTAGTTGGTGGGCGGCGTATAAGGCCGGAGAGATTGATAATGGCGAGCGCCGTGAAAGTAATTTTGTCGCGTATATTGCGACCGGTGTTTGGCACCATTATTTAATTTCCCACAATAAAAACTTTTTAAAACGTATGTGGCCCACCGTAGAGCGGGCGATTGAATTTGTATTAAGCTTGCAGTCGGAACATGGCGATATTCAGTGGGCCGTCAAACCCAATGGCTCTCCCAAAATGGATGCCTTAATTACTGGCTGCTCGTCTATTTATAAGAGCCTTGAGTGTGCGATTAATATCGCCGTTACCATGGGCGAAGACAGTGCAGAGTGGGTTGCCGCACGGGAGAGTCTGGGTGATGCTCTGCGCAATAAGCCAGAGCGTTTTGATCGCACTTGGGAAAGTAAAGCCCGCTATTCTATGGATTGGTTTTATCCCGTACTAACCGGCGTCTTATCAAAAACCCAATCACAGGCCAGATTAAAAGAGCGTTGGGATGAATTTGTTGAGCCGGAGCTGGGCTGCCGTTGTGTGTCCGACGAACCCTGGGTCACTATCGCGGAGTCCTGTGAGCTGACCATGGCTTTATTGGCCGCAGGAGACCATGCCCGAGCGGTTAATGTATATAGCTGGTTACATCAATGGCGTTTGGAAGATGGCTCCTATTGGACGGGTTACCAATTTGTGCAAGATGTTTTATGGCCAGATGAAAAGCCTACCTGGACGGCTGGTGCGATTTTATTGGCGGCAGATGCCTTAACTGAATACACACCGGCGGCAAAATTATTTACCGAAGTCAACTTATTAAGCGAAGGCAAATCCGTACCAACCTCCTCAACCCTTATCAAGTAG
- a CDS encoding class I SAM-dependent methyltransferase: protein MQTVNFKYLPLQPGETILDLGCGEGRHVISAYLEQNVTSIGVDLSVDDLKTTWEKFQPFADPGNPNKSFGLSAANALQLPFADNTFDKIICSEVLEHIPDFKGALVEIERVLKPGGLFCASVPRTWPEKICWYFSDAYHNVEGGHLRIFEASKLKQQIEALGFTAFHKHWAHALHSPFWWLKCVFWQTQESNWLIKQYHRFLVWDLMDRPWFTRTLERLLNPLMGKSVVMYFKKEGNA, encoded by the coding sequence ATGCAAACCGTCAACTTTAAATATCTGCCATTGCAGCCCGGCGAAACCATTTTGGATTTGGGCTGTGGTGAAGGGCGCCATGTAATCTCCGCCTATCTGGAACAAAATGTAACCTCCATCGGTGTAGATTTAAGTGTTGATGACCTTAAGACTACTTGGGAAAAATTCCAGCCTTTTGCAGATCCGGGCAACCCCAATAAAAGCTTTGGCCTATCTGCCGCCAATGCCCTGCAACTGCCTTTTGCGGATAATACCTTTGATAAAATAATTTGCTCAGAAGTACTGGAACATATTCCAGACTTTAAAGGCGCTTTGGTAGAAATAGAACGGGTATTAAAACCGGGTGGTTTATTTTGTGCCAGCGTACCGCGCACCTGGCCAGAAAAAATCTGCTGGTACTTTAGCGATGCCTACCACAATGTTGAAGGTGGCCATCTGCGTATCTTTGAAGCCAGCAAACTTAAACAACAGATTGAAGCACTGGGTTTTACCGCCTTTCATAAACACTGGGCCCATGCGCTGCACTCACCTTTTTGGTGGTTAAAATGTGTGTTCTGGCAAACACAGGAAAGCAACTGGCTGATAAAACAGTACCACCGTTTTCTGGTCTGGGATTTAATGGACCGGCCATGGTTTACCCGTACTTTAGAACGCCTGCTCAATCCGCTGATGGGAAAAAGTGTGGTGATGTATTTTAAAAAGGAAGGCAACGCATGA
- a CDS encoding glycosyltransferase family 4 protein — protein sequence MQAESVLPTAEPAATLADIASREGQPLKICLLGYRSQPYGGGQGIYIKYLSKALVEAGHQVDVISGQPYPHVDPRVKLIKMPGMNLFETGLGSLTWSHLRSLTNIIEWTGKLTGGFAEPRCFGRRVFKYLKHHGRHYDIIHDNQCLSWGMLKLQQRGFPLVTTIHHPITSDLQIALNAAPDWKARLLIKRWHSFLTMQKKVAQRLDNVVTVSERSQQDIASAFELQPSAINLVYNGIDTAEFRPMPEVAKKPYRIMATASADAPLKGVRYLLEAVAELAKRYPQLELLMVGQPQAGGATEQLIKRLKLGDRIIFVSGISTEQLVRHYAEAQVVVIPSVYEGFGLPAGEAMACGVPVVSTDGGALPEVVGDAGIIVPVKNSRAISEAVSDLLEHENKRKTLSAAGRQRIETLFCWQRAAGQMTEYYSQVMASR from the coding sequence ATGCAAGCTGAAAGCGTACTTCCCACCGCTGAACCTGCGGCAACATTGGCTGATATTGCCTCGCGAGAGGGCCAGCCCCTTAAAATCTGCTTGCTGGGTTACCGCAGCCAACCCTATGGCGGCGGGCAGGGCATCTATATTAAATACCTCAGCAAAGCGCTGGTCGAAGCCGGCCACCAGGTTGATGTGATTTCCGGGCAGCCATACCCCCATGTCGACCCGCGGGTTAAATTAATCAAAATGCCCGGCATGAATTTATTTGAAACCGGGCTGGGTTCGCTAACCTGGTCCCATCTGCGTTCACTGACCAATATTATTGAATGGACCGGTAAATTAACCGGCGGCTTTGCCGAGCCCCGCTGCTTTGGTCGCAGAGTGTTTAAATACTTAAAACACCATGGCCGTCACTACGATATTATTCACGACAACCAGTGCCTAAGCTGGGGCATGTTAAAACTGCAACAGCGTGGCTTTCCATTGGTTACCACCATCCATCATCCAATCACCAGTGACTTGCAAATTGCCCTTAACGCCGCCCCTGATTGGAAGGCGCGGCTGCTGATAAAACGCTGGCATTCTTTTTTAACCATGCAGAAAAAAGTTGCCCAACGTTTGGATAATGTAGTGACCGTATCCGAGCGCTCGCAACAGGATATTGCCAGCGCCTTTGAGCTTCAGCCCTCGGCTATTAACCTGGTCTATAACGGTATCGATACCGCAGAGTTTCGGCCAATGCCCGAGGTGGCCAAAAAACCTTACCGAATTATGGCTACCGCCTCCGCCGATGCACCCTTAAAAGGTGTACGCTATCTGCTGGAAGCAGTTGCAGAACTGGCAAAGCGTTATCCCCAATTAGAATTATTAATGGTCGGCCAGCCACAGGCAGGTGGTGCAACAGAACAACTAATTAAGCGCTTAAAACTAGGCGACCGAATTATTTTTGTGAGTGGTATTTCTACAGAACAATTAGTTCGTCATTATGCAGAAGCGCAGGTCGTGGTGATTCCTTCTGTCTACGAAGGCTTTGGTTTACCGGCCGGTGAAGCGATGGCCTGTGGTGTTCCCGTAGTATCTACCGATGGGGGAGCCTTACCCGAAGTGGTTGGTGACGCGGGTATTATTGTGCCGGTAAAAAATAGCCGGGCCATTAGCGAAGCAGTGAGTGATTTGTTGGAACATGAGAATAAACGTAAAACTTTATCTGCCGCTGGCCGCCAGCGTATTGAAACCCTTTTTTGCTGGCAGCGAGCCGCAGGGCAAATGACAGAATACTATAGCCAGGTTATGGCCAGTAGATAG
- a CDS encoding polysaccharide biosynthesis protein yields the protein MKLASKFSVKRRIVRLRGLFSIPAEKFFSLPRQWKQSGLLALDLCFIPLAFWLAVVARWGGLIYEFKVVDLVAIMLTMVFSAAFFLRIGLYRAVIRFMGQQAIITIIQGVTVSAVILALAAFLTRSGVPRSTPIIYWATALILIGGSRLLLRSLYHSVYTKQGVKAVIYGAGVSGRQLLNTIFHGGEYQTAAIVDDDPALVGSVINGVSVYHSSQLSDLCTEFSISHVFLAMPSASHLRRREIIDELEGLPVYVKTVPDFADLMSGAAKVGQLQDIELADLLGRDTVPPDPELIDQCIRDKVVMVTGAGGSIGSELCRQIVLCQPKELILFDISEYALYQIVRELERSKAKGEHDIRITPLLGSVQNQARLESIMTEFAVNTVYHAAAYKHVPMVEYNVVEGVSNNVFGTLAAAGAAVKAGVEHFVLISTDKAVRPTNVMGASKRMAELLLQAFASKYDNTGFCMVRFGNVLGSSGSVVPLFRHQILNGGPVTVTHKDIIRYFMTIPEAAQLVLQASAMGKGGDVFVLDMGEPVRIVNLARRLIRLMGCEVKDKAHPKGDIEIHFTGLRPGEKLYEELLLGDNVTGTGHPKVMRAEESLLPEDEIDRYTQQLKEACDKNDCEAIQQTLQQAVAEFDAKDGISDAIWTRRMENGLIEASVAEDNVVTGNFPKVT from the coding sequence ATGAAACTTGCCAGTAAATTTTCTGTAAAACGAAGGATCGTAAGGCTTAGGGGCTTATTCTCCATTCCGGCAGAAAAGTTCTTCTCCCTGCCCAGGCAATGGAAACAGTCCGGCCTGTTAGCCCTCGACTTATGCTTTATCCCTCTAGCCTTCTGGCTGGCGGTCGTCGCCCGTTGGGGCGGCCTGATCTATGAGTTTAAGGTGGTTGATCTGGTCGCGATTATGCTGACCATGGTCTTTAGCGCCGCTTTTTTCCTGCGTATTGGGTTGTATCGGGCTGTTATCCGCTTTATGGGCCAGCAGGCAATTATCACCATTATTCAAGGGGTTACCGTCTCTGCAGTGATTTTGGCGCTGGCCGCGTTTTTAACCCGCAGTGGCGTGCCTCGCTCAACCCCAATTATCTACTGGGCCACAGCACTTATTCTGATCGGCGGCTCACGTCTATTACTCAGATCGCTCTACCATAGCGTCTATACCAAACAAGGCGTTAAAGCGGTGATCTACGGTGCCGGCGTTTCAGGCCGCCAGCTACTAAATACCATATTTCACGGCGGTGAATACCAGACTGCGGCTATTGTCGATGATGATCCGGCTTTAGTTGGCTCGGTGATTAACGGGGTTTCCGTCTATCATTCCAGCCAATTATCCGATTTGTGTACCGAGTTTTCGATTTCCCATGTGTTTCTTGCCATGCCATCGGCATCACACCTTCGCCGCCGCGAAATTATCGACGAGTTGGAAGGCTTACCGGTTTATGTCAAAACCGTCCCGGATTTTGCCGATTTAATGTCCGGCGCCGCCAAAGTAGGGCAGTTACAGGACATTGAACTGGCCGACCTATTGGGCCGCGATACCGTGCCCCCTGATCCAGAGCTAATCGATCAGTGTATTCGTGACAAAGTGGTTATGGTTACCGGTGCAGGGGGGTCTATTGGCTCGGAATTGTGTCGCCAGATTGTACTATGCCAGCCTAAGGAATTGATTTTATTTGATATTTCTGAATATGCCCTATACCAGATAGTGCGGGAACTAGAGCGTTCCAAAGCCAAAGGCGAGCACGATATTCGTATTACCCCGCTGCTAGGCTCAGTGCAAAATCAGGCACGGTTAGAATCGATTATGACCGAGTTTGCGGTGAATACGGTCTACCATGCGGCGGCCTACAAGCATGTGCCTATGGTTGAATACAATGTGGTGGAAGGTGTTTCTAACAATGTCTTTGGCACCCTGGCGGCTGCCGGCGCAGCGGTTAAGGCTGGCGTTGAGCACTTTGTACTGATCTCAACCGATAAGGCGGTGCGCCCTACCAATGTGATGGGTGCCTCCAAGAGAATGGCCGAATTATTATTACAGGCCTTTGCCAGCAAATATGACAATACCGGCTTTTGTATGGTCCGCTTCGGCAATGTGCTGGGTTCCTCAGGTTCCGTGGTGCCCTTATTCCGCCACCAAATTCTTAATGGTGGCCCGGTCACTGTGACCCATAAAGACATAATTCGCTACTTTATGACCATCCCCGAGGCGGCACAATTAGTGTTGCAGGCCAGTGCTATGGGTAAAGGGGGAGATGTGTTTGTATTGGATATGGGCGAACCGGTGCGGATTGTTAATCTTGCACGCCGCCTGATTCGCTTAATGGGCTGTGAAGTCAAAGATAAAGCCCACCCCAAAGGGGATATAGAAATCCACTTTACCGGTTTGCGGCCCGGCGAAAAGCTCTATGAAGAATTATTGCTGGGAGATAATGTCACCGGCACCGGCCACCCCAAAGTAATGCGGGCAGAAGAGTCCCTGTTGCCGGAAGATGAAATAGACCGCTATACCCAACAGCTCAAAGAAGCCTGCGATAAAAATGACTGCGAAGCTATTCAACAGACTCTGCAACAAGCGGTTGCCGAGTTTGACGCCAAAGACGGTATTTCCGATGCTATTTGGACCCGCCGTATGGAAAATGGCCTGATCGAGGCCTCGGTAGCAGAAGACAATGTCGTGACCGGCAATTTCCCCAAAGTCACCTGA
- a CDS encoding sugar transferase — translation MNSLPIRILDWVLALSGLVLALPVLLLVTLLGFLDTGSPVFMQQRVGRHKKPFTLIKFRTMGLATASVATHQVDSSAVTTLGRFLRKTKLDELPQLINVLKGDMSLVGPRPCLFNQELLIAERDKKGVFTVLPGITGLAQVNHIDMSTPQRLAEWDQRMIENFTVGDYFKYLLMTVTGSGQGDRVK, via the coding sequence ATGAATAGCCTGCCTATTAGAATACTGGATTGGGTGTTGGCCTTGTCGGGGCTGGTTCTGGCATTGCCGGTGCTGTTGCTGGTCACCTTGTTGGGCTTTTTGGATACCGGCTCTCCGGTCTTTATGCAGCAGCGGGTAGGGCGGCATAAAAAGCCTTTTACCCTGATTAAATTTCGCACCATGGGGCTGGCCACAGCGTCAGTGGCCACCCACCAGGTGGATAGCAGTGCAGTAACTACGCTGGGGCGTTTTTTACGTAAAACCAAGCTGGATGAATTGCCCCAGCTGATCAATGTCTTAAAAGGCGATATGAGCCTGGTGGGCCCCAGACCCTGCCTGTTTAATCAGGAGCTATTGATTGCAGAGCGGGATAAAAAAGGGGTGTTTACAGTCCTGCCGGGGATTACCGGCTTGGCCCAGGTTAACCATATCGATATGTCGACGCCGCAACGGCTGGCGGAGTGGGACCAGCGTATGATCGAGAATTTTACAGTGGGTGATTACTTTAAGTACCTGCTTATGACTGTCACCGGCAGTGGTCAGGGCGATAGGGTAAAATAA
- a CDS encoding NAD-dependent epimerase/dehydratase family protein codes for MKIAITGANGFVGRQLCPLLVDAGHDVLALSRDNQGQASGAVAIGDIEHCDQWARLLKGVDVVIHLAARVHSMDPEGAADLEQYQRINKDATLSLAEEAIRQGVKRFVFLSTIKVNGENTVPGQRFANTDQAKPGDAYALSKWQAEQGLQARCAEAEMELVVIRPPLVYGPGVSANFQRLMGLARLPLPFALVNNRRDMVSVDNLCDLLSLCISHPITANTVFLVSDGKPYSLATLLATISRVQGAASLLWPFPVSLLSALLTLLGKQALAQRLLGNLEVDISHTVTTLGWQPPNTLEQTLRKMHP; via the coding sequence ATGAAGATTGCGATCACTGGAGCCAATGGCTTTGTCGGCAGGCAACTATGCCCTTTACTGGTCGATGCGGGTCACGATGTACTAGCCTTGAGCCGTGATAATCAAGGGCAGGCATCAGGGGCGGTAGCCATTGGGGATATCGAGCACTGCGACCAGTGGGCCAGGTTGCTAAAAGGTGTCGATGTCGTTATTCACCTGGCAGCCAGAGTGCATAGCATGGACCCTGAAGGGGCTGCAGACCTGGAGCAGTATCAACGTATCAATAAAGACGCAACCTTGAGCCTGGCTGAAGAAGCTATACGACAGGGCGTCAAACGCTTTGTTTTTCTCAGTACTATCAAGGTCAATGGTGAGAATACCGTGCCCGGCCAGCGCTTTGCCAACACCGACCAGGCCAAGCCCGGTGATGCCTATGCGCTGTCAAAATGGCAGGCCGAGCAGGGTTTACAGGCCCGCTGTGCTGAAGCAGAAATGGAGTTGGTGGTTATTCGTCCCCCGCTGGTCTATGGCCCGGGAGTTAGCGCGAATTTTCAGCGCTTAATGGGGCTTGCCCGTTTGCCGCTGCCCTTTGCTTTGGTCAATAACCGCCGGGATATGGTTTCGGTGGATAATCTATGTGACTTACTGAGCTTGTGTATTAGCCACCCAATAACCGCTAATACGGTATTTCTGGTTTCCGATGGCAAGCCTTATTCTCTGGCCACCTTACTAGCAACGATTAGCCGAGTGCAGGGGGCAGCCAGCTTGCTGTGGCCCTTTCCGGTGTCGTTATTATCTGCATTGCTTACTCTGCTGGGCAAGCAAGCCTTGGCCCAACGGCTGCTAGGCAATCTTGAAGTGGATATTAGCCATACGGTGACTACCTTGGGGTGGCAGCCGCCCAACACATTGGAACAAACCCTGCGGAAGATGCATCCATGA
- a CDS encoding glycosyltransferase: MKILHFYRTYFPDSQGGLEEAIRQICLSTGPLGIENRVLTLKRKAGISTVERPEATVYRSPLHLSIKSCDMGFSILPLYKELLDWCDVVHYHFPWPFADMLELVAGGNKPYIVTYHSDIVRQKALGKLYQPLMNHFLGNAARIVATSRNYFASSPVLGEHSEKVDVIPLGINQGSYPEVDEATIDTVRQRYGENFFLFVGVFRYYKGLHVLLDALKGANYQAVIAGSGPVEEELKEQAAQLDLENVVFPGYITDQEKVALLKLSKGVVFPSYLRSEAFGMTLVEGAMMGKPLISTEVGTGTSHVNIDGETGLVTSPGSVKELREAMDFLYNNPEEADAMGENARNRYREYFTGQIIGEQYLKLYQDVVAETQAS, translated from the coding sequence ATGAAGATATTACATTTTTACCGTACCTATTTTCCCGATAGCCAGGGCGGCCTGGAAGAAGCGATTCGCCAAATCTGCTTGAGTACCGGGCCTCTCGGCATTGAGAACAGGGTGTTGACCTTAAAGCGCAAAGCCGGCATCTCTACGGTTGAGCGCCCTGAGGCGACGGTTTATCGATCGCCGCTACATTTGAGTATTAAATCCTGCGATATGGGGTTCTCTATTTTACCGCTGTATAAAGAGCTACTGGATTGGTGCGATGTGGTTCATTACCACTTCCCCTGGCCTTTTGCGGATATGTTGGAATTGGTAGCGGGGGGTAACAAGCCCTATATCGTCACCTACCATTCCGATATCGTTAGGCAGAAAGCGTTAGGTAAGCTGTATCAGCCGTTGATGAATCATTTTTTAGGTAATGCAGCAAGGATTGTGGCGACCTCCCGTAATTACTTTGCCTCCAGCCCGGTACTGGGGGAGCATTCTGAAAAAGTCGATGTTATCCCATTAGGTATCAACCAGGGCTCTTATCCAGAGGTCGATGAAGCCACCATAGATACTGTGCGGCAACGCTATGGTGAAAACTTCTTTTTGTTTGTTGGGGTCTTTCGTTACTACAAAGGCTTGCATGTCTTATTAGATGCTTTAAAGGGGGCTAATTATCAAGCGGTGATCGCGGGTTCCGGGCCGGTTGAAGAGGAGCTAAAAGAGCAGGCGGCGCAATTGGATTTGGAGAATGTTGTCTTCCCCGGATATATCACGGATCAGGAAAAGGTCGCCTTGCTTAAGCTATCCAAGGGTGTTGTGTTCCCCTCCTATTTGCGTTCTGAAGCTTTTGGGATGACGCTGGTAGAAGGTGCGATGATGGGCAAGCCGCTGATTTCAACCGAGGTGGGTACGGGTACCAGCCATGTCAATATTGATGGAGAGACGGGTTTGGTCACCTCACCGGGGTCGGTTAAAGAGCTACGTGAAGCGATGGACTTTCTGTATAACAACCCCGAAGAAGCGGATGCTATGGGCGAGAATGCCCGCAACCGTTACCGGGAGTATTTTACCGGCCAAATTATTGGCGAGCAGTATCTAAAGTTATATCAAGACGTTGTGGCTGAGACACAGGCTTCGTAG
- a CDS encoding glycosyltransferase, with amino-acid sequence MTERAISATTVTYFSELELLRILLVSMEVAAAQLHQKTGYAVHYYIVDNSDDEVYFKDLELLCSAFGETGSFELTLIKAPANLGYSGGNNLMIDQLASDYHLIINPDVAMEPDALWRALEYLQQHSNVVMLSPKVVHHRKSCHVIKVYPDCFTLALRYVGRPSLNRFFAKRLARYECPHLQDAADTSIELAGGCFLFLPTDLLKQLGGFDESFFLYFEDYDLSIRARQLGKLAYVPSVKISHAGGDVGRKTLQHHLFFIVSAVKFFQRYGWRLW; translated from the coding sequence ATGACAGAACGTGCTATCTCAGCCACAACAGTCACCTACTTCTCAGAGTTAGAACTACTCAGGATCCTACTCGTCTCCATGGAAGTGGCCGCCGCTCAACTGCACCAAAAAACCGGCTATGCCGTCCACTACTATATTGTCGATAACAGCGATGATGAGGTTTATTTCAAGGACCTGGAGCTTCTGTGCTCAGCTTTTGGTGAGACCGGCTCCTTTGAGTTGACCTTGATTAAAGCCCCGGCCAATTTGGGTTATAGCGGTGGGAATAATTTGATGATTGATCAGTTGGCGTCAGACTACCATCTTATTATTAACCCTGATGTTGCGATGGAGCCAGACGCGCTATGGCGGGCTTTAGAGTATCTTCAGCAACATAGCAATGTGGTGATGTTATCGCCGAAGGTGGTTCACCATAGAAAGAGCTGCCATGTTATCAAGGTTTACCCTGACTGTTTCACATTAGCACTGCGTTATGTCGGCCGGCCTTCCTTAAATCGCTTCTTTGCCAAACGTCTGGCCCGCTATGAATGCCCCCATCTGCAAGATGCCGCAGACACTTCTATTGAGCTGGCAGGAGGCTGCTTTCTCTTTCTCCCTACCGACTTGTTAAAGCAATTAGGGGGTTTTGATGAATCGTTTTTCTTATATTTTGAGGACTATGATTTGTCCATTCGGGCACGGCAATTAGGCAAGCTTGCCTATGTGCCCTCAGTAAAAATAAGCCATGCAGGAGGTGATGTAGGCCGTAAAACACTACAGCACCATCTGTTCTTTATTGTTTCAGCGGTGAAGTTTTTCCAGCGCTATGGCTGGCGGCTTTGGTGA
- a CDS encoding glycosyltransferase family 2 protein has product MNNEILAFGVIIVNYNSGELLAECVERLLRQNPVPDKVIIVDNASEDGSLALLPEYDNVYIVAVDENMGFAAANNIALSHLQNVDLVMTLNPDAFVQEGCLAALLSSAQKYPLFDSFACRMMKASNVLDGAGDSYHISGLVWRNQYGKVLQAKQMVEHGVFSPCAGAAVYRRKVFEEVGGFDESFFCYVEDIDLGYRLQLAGKQCMYIPGAVVEHIGSAISNKYPGFAVYHGHRNLVWTLFKNTPLILLLFMLPFHLIMTLTLLPVFVVRGQWRVYLRAKRDAFKDLPRVWAQRKSIQKMRRISLWRLLTLYNYRIFR; this is encoded by the coding sequence TTGAATAATGAAATATTGGCTTTTGGGGTCATCATTGTTAATTATAATAGTGGTGAGCTGCTGGCTGAGTGTGTTGAGCGGCTATTACGGCAAAACCCTGTTCCGGATAAAGTCATTATTGTTGATAATGCAAGCGAAGACGGATCACTTGCGCTGCTGCCCGAGTATGACAATGTGTATATTGTTGCTGTCGATGAAAACATGGGTTTCGCGGCAGCTAACAATATTGCTCTCAGCCACCTCCAGAATGTAGATTTGGTGATGACCCTCAACCCTGATGCCTTTGTTCAGGAGGGGTGTCTTGCTGCATTACTTTCCTCTGCTCAAAAGTACCCCTTATTTGATAGTTTTGCCTGCCGGATGATGAAAGCATCCAATGTTTTGGATGGCGCTGGTGATAGCTATCATATCTCTGGTCTGGTGTGGCGAAACCAATATGGGAAGGTTTTGCAAGCCAAACAAATGGTTGAACATGGTGTCTTCTCTCCCTGTGCCGGTGCTGCTGTTTATCGCCGTAAAGTCTTTGAAGAGGTTGGGGGTTTTGACGAGAGCTTCTTCTGCTATGTAGAGGATATTGACCTTGGTTATCGCCTGCAGTTGGCCGGTAAGCAATGTATGTATATCCCTGGAGCGGTTGTCGAGCATATAGGCTCGGCGATTAGCAATAAATACCCGGGTTTTGCGGTTTATCATGGTCACCGCAACCTGGTTTGGACCTTGTTTAAGAATACGCCGCTAATATTATTATTGTTTATGCTGCCCTTTCATTTGATAATGACTTTAACGCTGTTACCAGTGTTTGTAGTCCGAGGGCAATGGCGCGTCTACTTGAGGGCAAAGAGAGATGCCTTCAAAGACCTGCCGAGGGTCTGGGCCCAGCGTAAAAGTATACAGAAAATGAGGCGAATCAGCCTATGGCGACTATTGACCTTATATAACTATCGCATTTTTCGGTAA